One window from the genome of Candidatus Limnocylindrales bacterium encodes:
- a CDS encoding branched-chain amino acid ABC transporter permease, giving the protein MKYLPALLGLAIFLILPLVVDSYFLTILISVFYYAYLSSCWNILGGYAGQLSLGHAAFFGIGAYTSSLLFMKWHLTPWLGMWIGALLATVFALFMGSLSFRFGLRGFYFVLITWAFAELLRLITLSLDILGGPTGIYLSAHISPWQFQFSSRGPYYYIILGLTIFILIISHKLEASKSGFYFKAIRENELAAEGSGVATARYKLLALALSAFLTALGGTFYAQYLKYIDPETTLGVSLSIEIMIRALVGGSGTLFGPLIGSFILTPLSELSRTYFTKGGLEGLPLIIYGAVLIFIVLFLPQGVATWMREKMARYKNR; this is encoded by the coding sequence GTGAAATACCTGCCGGCATTACTCGGATTAGCTATTTTTCTCATTCTCCCTTTAGTGGTGGATTCTTATTTCCTCACGATCCTCATTTCGGTTTTTTATTATGCTTACCTGAGTAGTTGTTGGAATATTCTGGGAGGGTATGCGGGTCAGCTTTCTTTAGGGCATGCCGCTTTTTTTGGAATCGGAGCTTATACCTCTTCCCTGCTCTTTATGAAATGGCACCTAACGCCCTGGCTGGGTATGTGGATAGGGGCTTTGCTGGCGACAGTTTTTGCGCTTTTTATGGGAAGTTTAAGCTTTCGGTTTGGTTTGAGGGGATTTTATTTCGTACTGATTACCTGGGCCTTTGCAGAGCTTCTTCGGTTGATTACATTAAGTTTAGACATCCTGGGAGGTCCGACCGGGATTTACCTTTCGGCGCATATCTCTCCCTGGCAATTTCAGTTTTCCAGCCGGGGACCGTACTATTACATTATCCTCGGATTAACGATTTTTATATTGATTATTTCCCATAAACTGGAAGCTTCCAAATCCGGCTTCTATTTCAAGGCCATCCGAGAAAATGAGTTGGCCGCCGAGGGGAGCGGGGTGGCTACAGCCCGTTATAAACTCTTAGCTCTGGCCCTCAGTGCTTTTCTGACTGCCCTGGGGGGTACCTTTTATGCCCAGTATTTAAAGTACATTGATCCTGAAACTACCCTGGGAGTATCCCTTTCCATAGAAATTATGATCCGGGCTCTGGTGGGTGGAAGCGGAACTCTCTTTGGACCGCTTATTGGTTCTTTTATTTTAACCCCTCTCTCGGAGCTTTCCCGAACCTACTTTACAAAGGGGGGACTGGAGGGGCTCCCCTTGATTATCTACGGGGCCGTGCTCATCTTTATCGTCCTTTTTCTGCCTCAAGGGGTTGCTACCTGGATGAGGGAGAAAATGGCCAGATACAAAAACCGATGA
- a CDS encoding ABC transporter ATP-binding protein gives MSLLEVHRLTKSFGGLKAVAGVDLQVDKGEIVGVIGPNGAGKTTLFSLISGYLKPDEGEIFFKGLSLIGRTPHEICQLGLARTFQIVQPFPNLTTFENVLIGAFNRTRGVPEARLRASEILKSLGLFEKRGFLAKTLTISDRKRLEMARALATQPDLLLLDEVLAGLNPTEVDRMIQLIRKIREQGITILIIEHVLKAVMSLSDRIVVLHHGEKIADGSPEMVSRDKRVVEAYLGEVL, from the coding sequence ATGAGCCTGTTGGAAGTTCACAGATTAACCAAATCCTTCGGAGGATTGAAAGCCGTGGCCGGGGTCGATCTCCAGGTAGATAAAGGGGAGATCGTCGGGGTCATCGGACCCAATGGGGCCGGAAAGACCACGCTGTTCAGTCTCATTTCGGGGTATCTGAAACCTGATGAAGGAGAAATCTTCTTCAAAGGTCTATCCCTTATAGGACGAACCCCCCATGAAATTTGTCAACTGGGCCTCGCCCGAACTTTTCAGATCGTACAACCCTTTCCCAACCTGACTACCTTTGAAAATGTCCTGATAGGGGCTTTCAATCGAACCCGGGGAGTTCCAGAAGCCCGTCTTCGGGCCTCAGAGATCCTTAAATCCCTAGGACTCTTTGAGAAAAGGGGATTTCTTGCGAAAACCCTGACGATTTCAGACCGGAAGCGTTTAGAGATGGCCCGGGCCCTGGCTACGCAGCCAGACCTGCTCCTTTTGGATGAGGTCCTGGCAGGACTTAATCCTACGGAAGTGGACCGGATGATCCAGCTTATCCGTAAAATCCGAGAGCAGGGCATCACCATTCTGATCATCGAACATGTCTTGAAGGCGGTTATGTCCCTCTCCGATCGAATCGTAGTCCTCCACCACGGAGAGAAAATTGCCGATGGGAGCCCGGAGATGGTTTCCAGGGATAAAAGGGTTGTCGAAGCTTATTTGGGAGAGGTCCTCTGA
- a CDS encoding branched-chain amino acid ABC transporter permease, protein MTSLLLQAIASGFLMGGVYGLMATGLTLIFGVMKVVNLAHGDMMMLGMAISYWLFTLAGIDPYLSIPVSVFLLFLLGFLIQRFLINPILHASEHMQILVTLGVSLILTNSALLLWGPNVRSVITGYSLETLWIGEIVLDLPRVVAFLSALFFTFLLYLLLKKTELGRAIRASADDPEAALLVGIEINRIYPISFGIGAACVGAAGSLIIPFYDLTPHVGPPFTMVAFTIIILGGMGSLSGALIGGLLVGVAESVGAILLSSSLKSVVSTTLLVLVLLFKPRGLFGN, encoded by the coding sequence ATGACTTCCCTGCTCTTACAGGCTATCGCGAGTGGTTTTCTGATGGGTGGCGTTTATGGCTTGATGGCCACCGGGCTTACCCTTATCTTTGGGGTGATGAAGGTGGTTAACCTGGCCCATGGAGACATGATGATGCTGGGAATGGCCATCAGCTATTGGCTGTTTACTTTGGCCGGAATAGATCCTTATCTTTCAATCCCGGTCAGCGTCTTCTTACTTTTTTTGCTTGGATTTCTCATCCAACGATTTTTGATCAATCCCATTTTGCACGCCTCAGAACATATGCAGATTCTGGTTACTCTGGGGGTATCCCTCATCCTGACAAATAGCGCGTTACTACTCTGGGGACCTAATGTCCGATCGGTCATCACCGGCTATTCCCTGGAAACCTTGTGGATAGGGGAGATTGTTCTGGACCTTCCCCGGGTGGTGGCCTTTTTATCTGCGCTTTTCTTTACTTTCCTCCTCTATTTACTCTTGAAGAAAACGGAGTTGGGTAGAGCTATCCGGGCCTCTGCAGATGACCCGGAAGCCGCTTTGTTGGTGGGAATTGAAATTAATAGAATTTATCCTATCTCCTTTGGAATTGGAGCTGCCTGCGTAGGAGCCGCCGGCTCGCTAATTATTCCCTTTTATGATCTGACGCCCCATGTTGGTCCCCCGTTTACAATGGTGGCTTTTACCATCATCATTTTGGGCGGAATGGGGAGTTTGTCCGGTGCGTTGATTGGAGGACTCCTGGTAGGTGTAGCGGAATCGGTGGGAGCGATTCTGTTATCCAGTTCTCTCAAATCTGTGGTGAGTACCACCCTTCTGGTGTTGGTCTTACTTTTTAAACCCAGGGGATTGTTTGGAAATTAA
- a CDS encoding ABC transporter ATP-binding protein, whose protein sequence is MLEIECIQVYYGDLQVLWDVSLKIDSGEIVSIVGANGAGKTTLLKTISGLLHPRSGRLRFRGEPIENKSPAQIVEAGISHIPEGRKLFTTLTVLENLELGAYVPRARQKRKETLARIFRLFPILEERKYQIAGTLSGGEQQMLAIGRGLMSLPQLLLLDEPSLGLAPQVVKNMFEVIKEVNRSGTTILLVEQNIFHALGISTRGYVLQNGRIVLEGTGAELLQNIHVQKAYLGL, encoded by the coding sequence ATGCTGGAGATCGAGTGTATACAGGTTTACTACGGAGATCTACAAGTCCTATGGGATGTCTCGTTAAAGATCGATTCAGGGGAAATTGTATCCATCGTTGGCGCGAATGGAGCCGGAAAAACAACGCTTTTGAAGACCATCTCCGGACTTCTACATCCCCGATCTGGAAGGCTAAGATTTCGGGGTGAACCCATTGAAAATAAATCACCGGCTCAAATTGTAGAAGCCGGTATCAGTCATATTCCAGAAGGACGAAAGCTCTTTACCACACTGACAGTATTAGAAAATCTGGAATTAGGCGCTTATGTACCCAGGGCCCGACAAAAGAGGAAAGAAACCCTTGCCCGGATATTTCGGCTCTTTCCTATTTTAGAGGAACGAAAATATCAGATTGCCGGTACCTTAAGTGGAGGTGAACAACAGATGCTGGCTATCGGACGAGGATTAATGTCTTTACCCCAATTGCTCCTGCTGGATGAGCCTTCTTTAGGTCTCGCTCCTCAGGTGGTTAAAAATATGTTTGAAGTGATTAAAGAAGTGAATCGATCCGGAACTACCATTCTACTTGTAGAACAGAATATCTTTCATGCCCTGGGAATCTCCACCCGCGGGTATGTTCTGCAAAACGGGCGCATAGTCCTCGAGGGAACCGGGGCAGAACTGCTCCAGAATATCCATGTGCAGAAGGCATATCTGGGATTGTAA
- a CDS encoding DMT family transporter codes for MGKHFSSVDLWLLGVVFIWGINFSIVKTTLREMSPLSFNSLRFALAVTLVFSILRLTEKDLTVDRRDWPKFLFLGFIGNTLHQIFFIKGIYLTTASNSALILSIGPVFVALLNVIFRLEKVSLFNWYGILLSFLGVFLIILGGAQGKGLSFSKEYLQGDLLTLAAAFFWSVRIVFSKPLLQKYSYLKVTTCIMACGTPFLILASVKELAHQDWSRVSFYGWLGFGYSFSLAIAGSYIIWHMGLKKIGSAKTAVYSNLTPVVSVVFAWLFLGERLTLLQDLGGIAILGGIYLTRLSR; via the coding sequence ATGGGAAAGCATTTCTCTTCTGTTGATCTCTGGTTGTTAGGAGTTGTATTCATTTGGGGAATTAATTTTTCCATTGTTAAAACAACCCTGCGGGAGATGTCCCCCCTGAGTTTTAACAGTTTACGATTTGCACTGGCTGTAACGTTAGTGTTTAGTATTCTTCGGCTGACGGAGAAAGATCTGACCGTGGATCGAAGGGATTGGCCCAAGTTTTTATTCCTGGGTTTTATAGGGAATACCCTGCATCAGATTTTTTTTATCAAGGGAATTTATCTTACCACGGCCAGTAATTCGGCCCTTATCCTGTCCATAGGGCCTGTCTTTGTGGCCCTATTAAACGTAATTTTTCGATTGGAAAAGGTTTCTCTTTTTAATTGGTACGGAATTTTACTTTCCTTTCTAGGGGTTTTTCTTATCATCCTGGGTGGAGCCCAGGGAAAAGGTTTAAGTTTTTCTAAGGAGTATTTGCAAGGAGATTTGCTGACGCTGGCAGCAGCTTTTTTCTGGTCTGTTCGTATCGTCTTTTCTAAACCGCTTCTTCAAAAATATTCCTATCTTAAAGTAACCACCTGTATCATGGCCTGTGGAACTCCTTTCCTGATCCTGGCTTCGGTGAAGGAGCTGGCACATCAGGACTGGAGCCGGGTAAGTTTCTACGGCTGGCTCGGGTTTGGGTATTCCTTCAGTCTAGCCATTGCCGGTTCTTATATTATCTGGCATATGGGGTTGAAAAAAATAGGGAGTGCCAAAACGGCGGTCTATAGTAATTTAACTCCAGTCGTATCCGTAGTTTTTGCCTGGCTTTTCTTAGGAGAGCGCTTAACGCTTTTGCAAGATCTTGGAGGAATCGCCATTTTGGGAGGAATTTACCTGACCAGACTGAGCCGATAG